One window of Alteromonas sp. LMIT006 genomic DNA carries:
- a CDS encoding isopenicillin N synthase family oxygenase — MSQLIPVDYQAPDAKQQFVSSLRETGFGVLTNHPIEQHAVQDIYERWQSWFDLSDADKEAYLYNKGTQDGFFPARISETAKGHVKKDIKEYFHYYPWGQCPDALRGQLDDYYRSTTAFAAELLSWIEELSPSDVSEGYFEPLSNMINGSNQTLLRVLHYPPLDGAEEPEAIRAAAHEDINLITILPAANEPGLQVKSKTGEWLDVPSDFGNLIINIGDMLQEASGGYFPSTSHRVINPEGADMRKSRISLPLFLHPRPDVQLSTRHTAKSYLIERLTELGVI; from the coding sequence ATGAGTCAATTAATACCCGTTGATTACCAAGCACCTGATGCCAAACAACAATTTGTCTCTTCATTACGTGAAACTGGGTTTGGCGTATTAACCAACCATCCAATTGAACAGCATGCCGTTCAAGATATTTATGAGCGCTGGCAGTCCTGGTTCGATCTGAGCGATGCCGACAAAGAAGCCTATTTGTATAACAAGGGCACGCAGGATGGTTTTTTTCCTGCGCGGATTTCTGAAACCGCCAAAGGACATGTCAAGAAAGACATCAAAGAATACTTTCATTACTATCCTTGGGGACAGTGTCCCGATGCCTTGCGGGGTCAGCTTGATGATTATTATCGCTCGACGACGGCATTTGCTGCCGAGTTGCTCAGCTGGATTGAAGAATTATCCCCCTCTGATGTGTCAGAAGGCTATTTTGAACCCTTGTCCAATATGATCAACGGCTCAAATCAGACACTGTTAAGAGTATTACATTACCCACCATTAGATGGAGCAGAAGAGCCTGAAGCCATTCGTGCTGCAGCTCACGAGGATATTAATTTAATTACTATATTGCCAGCTGCCAATGAGCCCGGTTTACAGGTGAAAAGCAAAACAGGCGAGTGGCTCGATGTACCCAGTGATTTTGGCAATCTGATCATCAATATTGGCGATATGCTGCAAGAGGCTTCAGGTGGATATTTTCCATCCACATCCCATCGGGTGATCAATCCTGAAGGCGCGGATATGAGAAAATCTAGGATCTCTTTACCGCTATTTCTTCATCCTAGACCGGATGTACAACTGTCGACTAGGCATACGGCTAAGTCGTACCTGATAGAACGCTTAACAGAACTTGGCGTTATTTAA
- a CDS encoding MarR family winged helix-turn-helix transcriptional regulator — MQKDEELLVALRKVIRAIDMRSRQLNKDVGLTGPQLLVLQEVGKNPGVMVKQIAQSINLSPATITSILDRMEARALVNRVRSTEDKRKVGVFLSETGQAALAAAPLPLQEHFLNRFNSLEEWEKSLMVSTMQRIATMMDAAEIDAAPVLEVGRLDTP; from the coding sequence ATGCAAAAAGACGAAGAACTGTTAGTTGCTTTACGTAAGGTGATCCGAGCAATCGATATGCGGTCACGCCAACTCAACAAAGACGTAGGGCTGACTGGTCCGCAGTTACTCGTATTGCAAGAAGTCGGCAAAAACCCAGGGGTTATGGTCAAACAAATTGCTCAAAGTATTAATCTTAGTCCGGCAACCATTACCAGCATTCTGGATCGAATGGAAGCACGTGCCCTGGTCAACCGTGTGCGGAGTACCGAAGACAAGCGCAAAGTCGGGGTGTTTTTGAGTGAAACGGGACAGGCCGCCTTAGCTGCTGCGCCATTACCGTTGCAAGAACACTTTCTCAATCGCTTTAATAGCCTAGAAGAATGGGAAAAATCTTTGATGGTCTCCACGATGCAGCGCATCGCAACTATGATGGATGCGGCCGAGATTGATGCCGCACCAGTCTTAGAAGTAGGGCGCCTTGATACGCCCTAA